The Erinaceus europaeus chromosome 11, mEriEur2.1, whole genome shotgun sequence DNA window gtcactgcccggcccccaaaacaaatttcttctttttttcttttctttctttttgcctccagggttattgctgggtcccggtgcctgcactacgaatccactgctcctggaggccattttttccctttttgttgcccttgttactattattgttgtcagtgttgttggatagaaatggagagaggaggggaagacagggagggggagagaaagacagacacctgcagacctgcttcaccgcctgtgaagcgactcccctgcaggtggggagccgggggctcgaaccgggatccttctgtcggtccttgtgctttgcgccacttgcgcttaacccgctgcgctaccgccctgcccccaaCAAATTTCTTAAACATTTATTCATCAGTGAACACGTGAgtgagtgagaaccagagcatcactctggcacatgtgatgccggggattgaactcagatcctcatgcttgagaatatactttatccactgcaccacctcccaggctgtgaaCTCAGAACATTTGGGGGCAGGATACCCTTTCTCCTCCCTAAcaggctgtgggggtggggggtaagagAACAGAGGAAACCGTGGGGTCTGAGGCAAGCCTGTTGCTGGTGCTCTGGGTGGTGAGGGGAGGCAGCAGGCCGATGGGACTGGGCCCGGCTGCCGTGGGCAGTGAACACTAGGACCAAGGCCCAGACGAGGCTGGAAGGACTTGGGCTGGAGCTCCGGTGAAGCAGAAGCACTCGACCGTCCCTCTGTCCTCCCGCCAGGTGGCAGACAGTGAGACTAAGGCCGGAACGCTGCAGCTGACGGTGGAGCGACTGAGTGGGGCTCTGGCCCAGGTGGAGGAGAGCGAGGGGGCCCTGCGGGACAAGGTGCGGGGGCTGACGGAGGCCCTGGCCCAGAGCGGTGCCACCCTGAACAGCACTCAGGACAAGAACCTGCACCTGCAGAAGACCCTCACCGCCTGCGAGCATGACCGCCAGGTGCTGCAGGTGTGCGGCGCCCGGGCATTTCTCCAGCGGGCTGGGGACGGGGGCAGAGAGGAAGCCCACCAGTGAGAGCTGGCGCTGACAGAATGGTGCCtcggggctggtggtggcgcacctggttagacacacacattacagtgcacaaggacccgggttcaagcccctggtacccacctgcaggggggaggcttcacgagtggggaagcaagtctgccagtgtttgtctctcttcctgtctgtctccccctttcctctcgatagctggctatctctgtcaaacaaataaagataataaaaatttttatttaaaaagcagagagagggagccgggcggtagcgcagcgggttaagcacacgtggcgcaaagcgcaaggaccagcttaagggtcccggttcaagccccagctccccacctgcaggggagtcgcttcacaggcggtgaagcaggtctgcaggtgtctgtctttctctccccttctctgtcttcccctcctctctccatttctctctgtcctatccaacagtgacaacatcaataataataactacaacaataaaaaacaacaagggcaacgaaaggaataaataaatgttaaaaaaaaaaagaggggagtcgggcggtggcgcagtgggttaagcgcaggtggcgcaaagcacaaggaccggcataagaatcccggttcgaaccccagctccccacctgcaagggagtcgcttcacaggcggtgaagcaggtctgcaggtgtctgtctttctctcccctctctctctgtcttcccctcctctctccatttctctctgtcctatccaacaacgacgacatcatcatcaacaacaacaacaataaaacaacaagggcaacaaaagggaataaataaattaaataaatttttttttttaaaaaagagcattaGTCAGAAGAGGTTGGGGGCAGTGGTGGGTCCAATATGAGCGTGAGCCTACAATCTACTAGTACAGACTGAGAGGGCCTCTGGTGCAGAGCTAACAGGGCAAAGCTGAGTCTCAGTGCcttccacatacacacacacaggccagTGGTTAGGCCTCCAGCCAGGCTGCAGTCTGGCTCACCCTGCAGGTGACATGACTGTTTCATGGGCTGTGAACCTGACCCTGAGCCACAGCAGAGAGGCAGCTCTTATCCTCGGGGGCTCCCAGGCCAGCCTGCTGCCATGAGCCTGTCCCCCAGGAACGGCTGGATGCTGCCCGACAGGCCTTGTCTGAGGCCCGCAAGCAAAGCAGCGGCCTCACAGAGCAGGTGCAGACGATGCGGGGTGAGGTGGCGGACCTGGAGCTGCAGCGGGTGGAGACCGAGGGCCAGCTGCGCCAGCTGCAGGAGGTAAGAACGAGGTGGAGACCGCCCCACCCTTTCCAGCTTTGTCCCTAAACCGGGCTCAGCCTCCTATGAGGAGGCTTGGGTCAGGGTCTGTAGAAACTCTAGCGGAGAagagattacagaagccagaactcccaccttctacaccccatcaaGAAGTCTGGtccgtgggagtcgggcggtagcacagcgggttaagcgcaggtggcgcaaagcacaaggaccggtgtaaggatcccggttcgagcccccggctccccacctgcagggaagtcgcttcacaggcggtgaggcaggtctgcaggtgtctgtctttctctcctcctctcagtctcccctcctctctccatttctctctgtccttgagggcttgtttggaggttctagcaggggaacgcagctactcgtatacccttgaCCAAAGatcggtccgtctctattcgggaaAGCTCATCCTCTTTGACTGAGCGAGCAGTTTCGGGAGGGACGCCCATGGGGCGGTGAGGGAGGCAGGGAACTCCCGCCTCGCCGGCCAGATCAGCCAGATCAACCCTCACGATCGATGGGGTGACAGATGCctcagatcgccctcacatcctcgtttctctctatcctatccaagaatgacggcatcatttgagcccctggctccccacctgcaggggagtcacttcacaggtgaagcaggtctgcaggtgtctacctttctctccccctgtcttcccctcctctctccatttctctctgtactatccaatgatgacgacatcaataacagtgttaataataaccacaacaatggtaaaacagccagggtaacaaaaagggaaaaaatggccttcaggagctgtggattcgtagtgcaggcactgagccccgacagtaatcctggaggcaaaaaaaaaaaaaaagaaaagaaaagaaagaaaaagaatgggcaactacagacagatagttgtagaaataatagtccgcCCATAtgcccatatctgtggccttgggagaatgcTGGAGCTTCCTTCCAGTGTGGGGTTGGGgatccaggtgtgtgtgtgtgtgtgtgtgtgtgtgtgtgtgttccagaaCTCcgctggtgggaacagtgcagagttgtgcCCCTGTCATCTTGTCATttgataaatcaatattaagtcactaataaaaaggaagaggaacactAGCCTCGGTTCCTGACATGGTTCCGTGGACCTGGGCATCAGCATTGGGCTCAGGTGCCCGCGGCGAGGCCCGAGGGCTCACGGCCTGGCTGCTTCTGCCGTAGGCACTGCAGCGGCGGCAGGAGAGTGAGGCGGCGGCCCTGCGCTTGGTGCAGAAGCTGCAGGAGGAGCGGCGGCTGCTGCaggagcagctgggcagcatgcAGGGTGCCCTGGCTCAGCTGGAGGCCGAGAAGCGGGAGGTGGAGCGGTCAGCCCTGCGCCTGGAGAAAGACCGGGTGGCCCTCAGAAGAACACTGGACAAGGTGGGCTCCTTCTCTCACTTCCTGGGgcggagtgtgtgtgtgagtgtgtgagagtgtgagtgtgtgtgtctgagtgtgtgtgtgagtgtttgagtgtgagtgtgtgtgtcagtgtgtgtgtgtgtatgtgtgagtgtgtgtgtgagtgtgtgtgtctgtgtgtgagtgtgtgtgagtgtgtgtgtgtgtgtgtgtgtgtgtgtgtgtgtgtgcacggggGCAGGTTCTAGCCAGGGCCGTCCCACACTGCTTGTCCCTGGGTTTCGGGGGCGGTGGAGTGACCTACCCAGTCCTGCTGCCTCTAACCCAGCAGCCCTCGCGGAGCCCGGCCCGCTCCTGGGAATCCCCTCCTTCCCTGGGCACCGGGCACCGCTCCCCTCCTCACCCCCTGCCCGCCGTCCCCGGGCATCCGCCGTGCTCCCCACGCAGGTGGAGCGGGAGAAACTCCGGAGCCACGAGGACACCATGCGGCTGAGTGCCGAGAAAGGCCGCCTGGACCGCACGCTCACCGGGGCCGAGCTGGAGCTGGCCGAGGCCCAGAGGCAGATCCAGCTGCTGGAGGTCTGGCCCTGCCCACCCAGCCCGAACCCCCCTCTAGCCCGCACCCCACTGCCAGGCAGGCCTGGAAGATGCCGATGGTTCATCCAGATCAGGGCCCTCGGTGCCCGGCAACCCCGTGAGCCCAGGTCCCAGAGGGCGAGGAAAGgcctgtgtgtgcatgcgtgctgGGGATGTGTGGCATGGTGGTACCAGGACGTGACCTTTCAGAGGAGAGAGATTTAGGTGGCCTAGACTTCATGTATCTAGATGTGTATTAGAATATGGTTtcagggagggtagatagcataatggttatgcaaagagactgtcatgcctgaggctccaaaatcccaggttcaacctcccacaccaccataagccagagctaagcagtgctttggttaaaaaagaaaaaagaaaaaagaaaagaaaatactgatttaaaagaatttttttaataagtattttcccatttgttgcccttgttgtttttcattgttgttgtagttattgttgttattgatgtcatcgttgttagattggacagagagaaatggagagaggaggggaagacagagagggggagagaaagacagacacctgcagacctgcttcaccgcttgtgaagcgactcccctgcaggtggggagccaggggctcgaactgggatccttatgccggtccctgagctttgcactgccgcccgactttCAGAATATTGTATTTCTGTAGTCATCCACTTCGGCTAAGTTAACACAGGCTAAGTATTTACATACTTGCTTTTGTGTTTGTGTGGATGTGGGTTTgtcactttgttttgtttgtttgtttgtaatatttattaagtggtccaggaggtgacacagtggataaggtactggacactcaagcttgaggtcccgagtttgatccctggcagcacatgtaccagagtgacgtctggttctttctctccttctgtctttctcattaaaaaaaaaattttaataagggagtcaggcggtagcgcagcgggttaggcacacgtggcacaaagcacaaggaccggtgtaaggatccctgttcaagcccccagctccccacctgcaggggagtcgcttcccaggcggtgaagcaggtctgcaggtgtctgtctttctctccccctctctgtcttcccctcctctctccatttctctctgtcctatccaacaatgacatcaacaacaacagcaataattacaacaataataaaaacaacaagggcaacaaaaagaaaatatttttaaagtgttataaataaataaaaataaaataaaatatttattaacaggattgtaagaaAATaagggttcaggaggtggcacagtggataaagcatcggactctcaagcatgaggtcccaagtttaatcccaggtagcccatgtaccagagtgatgtctggctcttcctcttcctatctttttcattaattaataaaatatattttttaaaagataatgggtataatttcccttatttttttaaactttattttgtatgatgggatagagagaaatttagagggaagagggagagagagagagacatcagcagacctgcttcaccggttaggaagctttccccctggaagttgggtggtagcgcagcgggttaagcgcaggtggcacaaagcgcaaggaccggcgtaaggatcccagtttgaggccccggctccccacctgcaggggagttgcttcacaggcggtgaagcaggtctgcaggggtctgtctttctctccccctctctgtcttcccctcctctctccatttctctctgtcctacccaacaatgatgacatcaataataataataataacaataactacagtaaaaaacaagaagggcaacaaaagggaataaataaataaatatttttatttaaaaaaggaagctttCCGCCTGAAAGtagggtagtttttttttttttttttttcatgcctgcACCtgcatccaccgctcctggaggccattccccccccccttttgttgctcttgttgtagcttcattgtggttattattattgcccttgttgacgcaattcgttgttggataggacagagagaaatggagagaggaggggaagacatagaagacatagaaggggagagaaagacagacacctgcagacctgcttcaccgcctgtgaagcgactcccctgcaggtggggagccgggggctcaaaccgggatccttacaccggtccctgcgctttgtgtcacatgcgcttaacccactgcgccaccgcccgacccccggtagttttgttttttttttaagattttatttattcatcactctggtacatgtgcgccagggatcaaacttgggacctcctgtttGAGTGCCCAAcgccttatccattgtgccatctcccggaccacagtagggtacttttaatttattattattattattaggacagagagaaattgagagaatatgggtagatagagagaggggccaggtggtggcgcacctggctgagcgcacatgttacaatgcgcaaggttccaggttcaaacccctggctcccacctgcagggggaaagcttcacacctgTTGacgcaatgctgcaggtgtctctcttcctctctccctctctatgtccctttccttctgagtttctctctgtctctatccaataaatataataatacaaaggtttttttaaaaaaaaaagaaagggagagaaagaccccataGACCtactttgccgcttgtgaagtgtccccgtgcagaggcctgaacccaggtcttgagcactgtaatgtgtgcatttgaccaggtgcaccacctggcccctattttatttttcatttgagagacggagagatacagacagacagaaaggcacagaaagaccagagcactgctcagctcgggctgatggtggtgcttgggacctcagagcctcaggcgtgagacttctttttgcagaaccactgtgcggTCTCCCTGAGACGGGAGTCATAAGCTGCCCTGGTCCAGGATGTGCAGGCCAGGAGGGCCAGGGGTGTAGGAAGCGAGGAGCTCTCCTGCATGCCCCCTGCATTGGCTCTGCCCCTGCCCTGGGGAGAACCTCAGATCCCTGCCCGGGGAGGAAGGAGCCTGACGGCCCCTCTCACGCGTAGGCCCAGGTGGTGGAGCTGGAGCAGAGCCACAGCTCAGCCCAGCCGGAGGTGGAGTTTCCGCGCAGTGCCCAGGTGCAGACGGAGCACACCGTGGAAGCTCAGGAGCGGGCCCAGCGGCAGCGGGTTCGAGGGCTGGAGGAGCAGGTATGTAGGCCAGACTGTGCTTCTCTCCTCACCCGGGGGGTGGAGGGTTGAGGAAACACAATACGTCCCCTCAGGGAGCTGGGATCGGGTGGGAGTGTGGGTTTGGCACCGggacgggaggtggcacacctggttaagtgcacatattaccaagcccgaggacctgggttcgagtccccgcttcctgcctgcagggctcAGCTTCATGAGCGCTGAAGGGCatttgcaggtatctccctctctctctctctctctctttttgcctccagggttgtcgctggggcttggtgcctgcattacaaatccactgctcctgacagccatcttttttccattgtcgttggataggacagagagaaatggagagaggaggggatgacagagagggggagagaaagacagacacctgcagacctgcttcaccgcctgtgaagcgactcccctgcaggtggggagccgggggcttgaaccaggatctttgcgtgtgggtccttgcacttcatactatgtgcatttaacctggtgtgccccctccttttaaaaaatatttttgttgttggatagaggcagaaattgagaggggcggaggagatagagagacgcctgcagccctgcttttcctgtgaagcttcctccctgcaggtggggtccaggggcttgaacctgggtccttgcacagtgtgatgtgagtgcttaaccaggtgcgcgaccacctggccctctccttattgcctcttcctttctcaatctctctctgtcctgtctaattaaagaaaaaaaataggaaaaaaagggaaaatggccaccaggggtggTAGTTCTGTAGAGccagccagcactgagcctcagcagtaaccctggtggcaattaaaaacaaagggggagtcgggcagtggcacagcgggttaagagcacgtggcgcaaagcacgactgaccagcgtaaggatcccagttcgagcccccagctccccgcctacagggagtcgcttcacaggccgtgaagcaggtctgcaggtgtcttattatttttttctttcttttttttgtagataggacagagagaaatggagagaggaggggaagacagagaaggggagagaaagacagacacctgaagacctgcttcaccgcctgggaagcgacccccctgcaggtggggagccgggggctcgaaccgggatccttacgccagtccttgcacttcgcgccacctgtgcttaactcactgtgctaccgcccgactccctacaggtgtccatctttctgtccccttctctgtcttcccctcctctatttctctctgtcctatccaacaacgacaacaataataactacaacaacaaaaaaaaagggcaacaaaagggaaaataaataaatatttttaaaaagtgcaaggGGAGAGGGCTGGCTAGGAACTCTTGGCTATAAGCCCTCAGTGACTTTCTTACCTGACATGGCCTTGGGGTTCCAGGTGGGCATGGACCACGGCAGTCCCTCTCCCTGGCCTGCTCCCAGATGATCCCAAGACCCCAGAGGAGAGAGGGGGTGACCCTCATTGGACCAGCTCAGATGCTTGACCCCGTCCTgagcactgccccccccccccagtctttagGGCCGGCTGCTGTAACTGGTCAGGGCCACGAGGGGAAGGTAGCCCCTGGGGCATTCTGGGCCGGCTGTGGACATCTGCTTCCCGCATGGACACTGATGGAAGAAGTcccctggctcttttttttttttgagagaaacagaaacacagaaTCAGAGGCAGATACCAGAGCTCTCctcagttgtggcttatggtagtgctgggaattgaacctgcagcctcagagccacaggcatgcaagtctttttgcgtaaccactgtgctgcctcctcaatcgctatcgaacaggccatggccggtgcgccgctatgttccatcgatgGGGAGCCAGACACGACCAGCTacatacagacagactatgacccacatagtcaacgactgccacctctccagattcaaaggaggtctcgaaactttacatcaggctcaacctgacactgttgactggctacggaagaagggcaaacgctagaagaagaactgtgctgcctcccccagcccccagctgacCCTGGAGGCTCCCTTTTCTCTGCAGTTGGGCCGCGGCCTGGCCGGCCAGGCTGACCCCACTGTCTCTTTGTCCTGCAGGTGTCCACGCTGAAGGGTCAGTTGCAGCAGGAGTTTCGAAGGAGCTCGGCACCCCTCTCCCACACTGCTGTCTCCCCCGAGAAGTGAGCCCCCTTTCCAGCACATGTCTCAGATTGAACCCACCCCCCGCCTCCCCCGTGGTCAGGACAGGAGAGGGGCCTGAGTCTAGCACAATCTTCCCAGAGCCAGAGCCTGTGGGACCCCCTAGAGTAtgttggggacaaggggcttctGCACCACACCCCACCCAGCTACTACCCACATCTgtgaaccccctccccaccctccacccctgggGAATTAGCACTGCAGGCTGCACGAGTCCTCCCTGAGTATGACTGAGGGAAGCCTGGAGTCTAGGCGCTGGTGACCCCCTGGACAACAGGCCCGTGTGACAGAGGAGGGGGTGTCTCAGGCCCTGGTCCCCGCTCTGTCTTCGCAACGGGCCCGTGTGACAGAGGAGGGGGTGTCTCAGGCCCTGGTCCCCGCTCTGTCTTCGCAGTGGCAGACTCTCCACCAGAGATCAGTGTTTGTCAAGACATTCCTTAGAGTTCCTGTATTTTTGTACCTTTTTACAAAGTTCACTGTTGAGAACCGTTTTGTTTTCTTGTAACAAGAAGATTCCATTTTTCTAAAGGCTGCTTGTGGGGTGTGTGTACCGGTAATGCCTCTCTGCCACTCGGGAGGTGGGAAAGGCTGCTTGTGGGGTGTGTGTACCGGTAATGCCTCTCTGCCACTCGGGAGGTGGGAAAGGCTGCTTGTGGGGTGTGTGTACCGGTAATGCCTCTCTGCCACTCGGGAGGTGGGAAAGGCTGCTTGTGGGGTGTGTGTACCGGTAATGCCTCTCTGCCACTCGGGAGGTGGGAAAGGCTGCTTGTGGGGTGTGTGTACCGGTAATGCCTCTCTCCCACTCGGGAGGTGGGAAAGGCTGCTTGTGGGGTGTGTGTACCGGTAATGCCTCTCTCCCACTCGGGAGGTGGGAAAGGCTGCTTGTGGGGTGTGTGTACTGGTAATGCCTCTCTCCCACTCGGGAGGTGGGAAGGGacacaggtggggcctggggaggctTTAGAAAGGCCAGTGTTGGAGggtaaggggtgtgtgtgtgtgtgtgtgtggtggggggcttcatcgtggtagagcacaggacttgcatatgcagagtcctgagtttggtcccccaGAAGCGATtgtcagagtgctgctctggctttctgttttctttccctccctccctccttccctccctccctcccttccttccttccttccttccttccttccttgcttatttctttgcctccagggttctctctggggctcggtgccggcactaggaatccactgctcctggcggccatctcttccattttattggacaggactaagagaaattgagagaggagggggagatagacagggagagagacagacacacttgcaggcctgcttccctggttaagtgcacatattaccaagcctgaggacctgggttcgagtccccgcttcctgcctgcagggctcAGCTTCATGAGCGCTGAAGGGCatttgcaggtatctccctctctctctctctctctctttttgcctccagggttgtcgctggggcttggtgcctgcattacaaatccactgccatcttttttccattgtcgttggataggacagagagaaatggagagtggaggggatgacagagagggggagagaaagacagacacttgcagacctgcttcaccgcctgtgaagcgactcccctgcaggtggggagccaggggcttgaaccaggatctttgctatcttgtgaagcgacctccagtgcaggtggggagtgggggcttaaactgggaacctcaagcctggtactatgtgtacttaacccagtgcgccaccgcccggcctccACACCTTCTCTCTAATACAGGGAACGCGTGGGGAATAGCCATCATGGCCCATCTTTCTGGACAGGTCAGCGTTGAGACGAGGGGGCAAGCAGTGAGGGTGGGCACTGTAGAGACAGGACAGGGGTGACCCGAACATTCCCTTCTCCCTGAGAGGACAGATGATGTTGCCCCCCGCCTCCATCTGTATGCGCCCCACTGAAAGAGGTGAGTCAGAATCTTTTGTAaaaacttgtttttaatttttatataaaatcaagTTGGCCTGCACCCAGAGGACTGTGGGGCATCCAAGTAGACCAGCTGGGGTGAGAGACATCGGTTACCTGAGGCGGGGCGGCGCACAGGGAGGGAATTGGGGATCCCTTCACAAAGGGACTGGAAAGCACTTCAGGGGCCCAGGTCCCACCGAGAAGCATGCTCCGGACCCCACCCGGGGGCAAGACTGGGCGTTAGCGAGCCCCCACCGTGCCCCAGGGCAGCCACAGCTGGAGGGGGAAGGGGCTGAGGCACCCCTCAGGGGCCATAGTCCACTACCTTCTGACGGAATACAAGGAGCATGGAGCTAGAGGAGAAAGCACCAGGTCAGGCAGGGACAGAGGGCCCGGATCCAGGCTGCCGGCTCCGGCCGGCACTAGCAGCCTCCGCAGCTCCTGGCACAGGAAGCTGCCACCGACTGGCACAGGCCACTGCTGGCCATCACACCACATTTGGAGAACTTGTCCCGGCAGAGGTCAGCTGTGGGGGGGTTGGCGAGGTTAGGGGTGAGCGGGGCTGGACGGTGGGCACTTCTCCCCTCGCCCCTTCCGTCCCGAGGTAGAAGCAGCTAGAAGGGAGCCCGGCAGCCCTGGCATGGGTCTGGCACCAAACACACTTAGCAGAGTCAGACCCAGGGGAGCGGGGCGGCGACACTCCCTACCTCGCAGGAGCTCCTCGTGGGCGCAGACGGTGCGCACACAGATCTCCTTGTTGACCACATACACTCGGCGGAGGctggggggcgcggggggcggggggacagGGCCATCAAGAGTCGTCAGGGGCCCCCGGAGCCCCAGGCAGAGCTCAGCCAGAGTGCGGTCCACACTGGTGGGGCACGGGCTCTGTCCCCGCTCTCCCGCCCCGTCTGCGGGCTGGAGCTGTCctccccccaggacccccacacacacctgtagaAACAGATCTGGTTGAGGCACTGTTTGCAGGGCTTGTGTATGGAGTAGAGCCGGGTGCACGGGTACTGCTCGTCGCGGCAGTCTGGGCGACAGGCAGAGTCAGACATGGGGTGCAGCAGCTGGGGCTCAGAACTGGGGGGCAGCCCCTGgcctctccccacacccccctGCCCCGCTCTCA harbors:
- the MFAP2 gene encoding microfibrillar-associated protein 2 isoform X5, which translates into the protein MRAAYIFLLFLPAGLLAQGQYDLDPLPPFPDHIQYPHYGDQIDSTLRPSEEQSQFQSQQEVQQEVFSVLTPVPGISETEPTEPGPLDCRDEQYPCTRLYSIHKPCKQCLNQICFYSLRRVYVVNKEICVRTVCAHEELLRADLCRDKFSKCGVMASSGLCQSVAASCARSCGGC
- the MFAP2 gene encoding microfibrillar-associated protein 2 isoform X4 translates to MRAAYIFLLFLPAGLLAQGQYDLDPLPPFPDHIQYPHYGDQIDSTLRPSEEQSQFQSQQEVQQEVFSVPTPVPGISETEPTEPGPLDCRDEQYPCTRLYSIHKPCKQCLNQICFYSLRRVYVVNKEICVRTVCAHEELLRADLCRDKFSKCGVMASSGLCQSVAASCARSCGGC
- the MFAP2 gene encoding microfibrillar-associated protein 2 isoform X6, which gives rise to MRAAYIFLLFLPGLLAQGQYDLDPLPPFPDHIQYPHYGDQIDSTLRPSEEQSQFQSQQEVQQEVFSVPTPVPGISETEPTEPGPLDCRDEQYPCTRLYSIHKPCKQCLNQICFYSLRRVYVVNKEICVRTVCAHEELLRADLCRDKFSKCGVMASSGLCQSVAASCARSCGGC